In Zingiber officinale cultivar Zhangliang chromosome 6A, Zo_v1.1, whole genome shotgun sequence, a single genomic region encodes these proteins:
- the LOC121997652 gene encoding ATP-dependent Clp protease proteolytic subunit-related protein 3, chloroplastic-like, with amino-acid sequence MACGAVSFRFLSPRMPLAFVPSGLSSSPPSSSFSMSADSAAPLKIRAARAPPPMPPLNPRDPFLSKLAEAAAAAPDPLALASSGNRDMPPYLDLFASPTLMASPAQVERSVSYNEHRPRRPPPDLPSLLLHGRIVYIGMPLVPVVTELVIAQLLYLQWMDAKEPIFIYINSTGTTRDDGETVALETEGFAIYDAMKHIKNEIETVAVGAAIGHACLILAAGKKGRRFAMPHAQTMIQQPRLPSTGLMQASDVIIRAEEALKNRDTFVKLLARHTGNSVDTIKSAIHQGPYYMDTIQAKEFGVIDKILWRGQEKIMADALSPDEWDQRAGVKPVDAF; translated from the exons ATGGCGTGCGGCGCTGTAAGCTTCCGTTTCCTCTCGCCTCGGATGCCTCTGGCTTTCGTTCCCTCCGGTTtgtcttcctctcctccttcctcttccttctccatGTCGGCCGATTCTGCTGCTCCCCTCAAAATTAGGGCAGCAAGGGCGCCGCCGCCGATGCCTCCCCTGAATCCCCGCGATCCCTTCCTCTCCAAGCTAGCCGAAGCGGCTGCTGCCGCACCCGACCCTTTGGCTTTGGCGTCGTCCGGCAATCGCGACATGCCGCCCTACCTCGATCTCTTTGCCTCCCCGACGCTCATGGCTAGTCCAGCACAG GTAGAACGGTCTGTTTCTTATAATGAACATCGACCAAGAAGACCTCCCCCAGATTTGCCGTCATTACTTCTTCATGGACGAATTGTCTACATTGGCATGCCG TTGGTGCCAGTTGTTACAGAGCTCGTGATTGCACAATTACTTTACTTGCAATGGATGGATGCAAAAGAACCTATTTTTATCTACATTAATTCGACTGGAACAACACGTGATGATGGTGAAACT GTAGCATTGGAAACAGAAGGTTTTGCTATTTATGATGCTATGAAACATATAAAGAATGAG ATTGAGACAGTAGCTGTTGGAGCTGCAATAGGTCATGCCTGTCTAATTCTTGCTGCAGGGAAAAAAGGTAGACGATTTGCAATGCCCCATGCTCAAA CTATGATCCAACAACCTCGTCTTCCATCTACCGGCCTAATGCAAGCAAGTGATGTGATTATTCGTGCAGAGGAG GCATTAAAGAATAGAGACACATTTGTTAAACTTTTAGCAAGACACACTGGGAAT TCTGTGGATACAATCAAGAGTGCTATTCATCAAGGACCTTATTATATGGACACAATACAAGCAAAAGAATTTGGAGTCATCGACAAG ATACTTTGGCGTGGGCAAGAGAAGATAATGGCAGATGCTCTCTCTCCCGACGAGTGGGATCAACGAGCAGGGGTTAAACCTGTTGATGCATTTTGA